The Zhihengliuella sp. ISTPL4 genomic interval CAGCGAGGATCCGGAGGAGCGCGCGGCGACCCTGCGACTCGTCAGCGAGGAGCTCGACCGCATGAGCCGGATCGTGACGGACCTCCTGGTGCTGGCACGCGCGGAACAGCCGGACTTCGTGCGCCTGGCCGACTGCGACATCGCGACGCTGACCCTCGATATCGAGGCGAAAGCGCAGATGCTGGGGGAACGCCGCTGGCAGCTCATGGAAGTCGCGGAGGGCGTCGTGCCGCTGGATCCGCAGCGCGTCACCCAAGCCGTGCTGCAGCTCGCCGCCAACGCGGTGCAGGTCACCGAAGACGGCGACACGATCCGGATCGGCTCGCGCTTCGAGGGGCAGGGCTCCGAGCGGCGGCTGCGGGTCTGGGTGCAGGACACCGGCCCAGGGGTCGCGCCGGGCGACGCCGAGCGGATCTTCGACCGCTTCACACGCGGCGACAGTGCCGGTGCGCGGAGAGGCTCCGGACTCGGGCTCGCGATCGTGCGGGCCATCACCGACGGGCACGGCGGTTCGGCGTGGGTCGACAGCGTGCTCGGCGAGGGCGCCACGTTCGGGATCGACGTGCCCGCACCCGTCAGGGACATCGACGGCACCGAAGGGAAGAGCTGACATGCGACGCATCCTCATCGCGGAAGACGATCCGCACATCACCTCCTTCGTCCGCCGCGGACTTCGCGCTGCGGGCTACGACACGGCCGACGCGACCGACGGGCCCAGCGCGCTGCTCATGGCCCGCAGCGGACTCTTCGACCTCGTCGTCCTCGACATCGGGCTCGGCGGCATGGACGGCTTCGACGTCCTCGCGCACCTCCGCGGAGAGGGGGTCTCCACGCCCGTCGTCATCCTCACCGCACGGGATTCCGTGATCGACACCGTGCGGGGCCTCGAGGGCGGCGCCAACGACTACATGACCAAACCGTTCCAGTTCGCGGAGCTGCTCGCGCGGGTGCGGCTGCGGATCGGGGACGGAGAAGGGCGCAGCGGCGGGGCGACGCTGACGCACGGCGACGTCAGCGTGGACGTGCGCTCGCGGACGGTGACGGTCTCCGGCGAGGTGCGCGAACTCACGTCGCGGGAGTTCGCGCTGCTCGAGGTCTTCCTGCAGAACGCCGGTCAGGTGCTCTCCCGAGACCAGCTCATCGGCCACGTCTGGGGCATGGACTTCGATCCTGCGTCGAACGTCGTCGACGTCTACGTGCGTGCACTGCGCGGCAAGATCGGCTCGGACCGCATCGAGACGGTGCGGGGTGCGGGGTACCGGTTCCGATGAACGATCCGACCGCTCTGCCCGCCGTCGCGACGCGCACCCGCTTCGCGACCGTCCCGCCGCTGCGCACGGAGGCGCATCCGGCTGCCCTTCGCCCTGGACCCCTGGCGCCGCGGCGCCGGCTGCCCCTGGTCGCGCTCGTGATCGTCGCCGTCGCCGGTGTGGCGCTGATCGTCGGGGCGCTGGCCCCCGGTGCGGCGGCAGGCGGCATCACGCTGCCCATCGCGGCCACCCTGGCGGTGTTCCTCCTCGCGGTGTGGGCGTGGAGCGCGACGCGTCTCGACGACACGCTCGTCGCCTTCCTCGCGGCGATCGCGCTCATCGTCGCCGGCGTCCTGCCGGTGGACGAGTTCTTCGCCTCGCTCGGCGACGAGACGATCTGGCTGCTGATCGGCGCGTTCGTGATGGCGGCCGCGGTCTCCGTCTCCGGGCTCCCGCTCCGCGCGGCCGCCCATCTCGTCCGTTTCGCGCGCGGCCCGCGCAGCCTGTTCCACCTCACGACGATCGCGCTCACGCTGTCGGCGTTCGCGGTGCCGGCGACATCGGGGCGGGCGGCGCTCGCGGTCCCGGTCTTCGGCGCGCTGTCGACGACGCTGGACGGTCGGCCGCGCGTCATCCGTGCCCTCGCGCTGCTCATGCCGACGGTCGTGCTCCTCTCCGCTGTCGCGTCGCTGCTCGGCGCCGGAGCGCACATCATCACCGATCAGCTCCTGCGCGCGGCGGGGGAGCCCGGTTTCTCGTTCCTCTCCTGGCTGTGGCTCGGCCTGCCGCTCGCGGTGGTGTCGTCGCATCTCGCCGCGGAGATCATCCTCTGGCGCTTCCTCGCCCCCGCGGAGCGCGCGACACGGGTGCGAGTGACGACGGCCGACATCGAGGGGGCCGCCGGGCTCCGGGTCACCGGTCCGCTCACATCCGTCGAGCGCCGCGCGGCCGTCCTCGTGGGAGCCGCGGTCGTGCTGTGGAGCACCGAGCCGCTGCACGGCCTCCCTCCGGCGCTCATCGCGCTGTTCGGCGCCGTCGCCGCCGTCGCGCCTGGCATCGGCTGCACCACCTTCCCGGCCGCCGTCGCTCGGGTGCCCTGGTCCCTGCTGCTCTTCCTCGCCGCCACGCTCGCGCTCGCCACCGCACTCACCGATTCCGGAGCGGCGACGTGGCTCAGTGCCGTCGCTCTGGAGCCGCTGCGCGGGCTCGGCGCAGCGGGGGCCGTCGGCTTCCTCCTCGCGGTGATCGCCCTCTCCACGGTCGCGCACCTGCTCATCCCTTCGCGATCGGCGCGATCCGCAGCGATCATCCCCGCGGTGATCGCCCTCGCGCCGGGACTCGGGGTGGAGCCGATGGCCGCCGCCTTCGCGTCGACGGCAGCGGCCGGCTTCTGTCACACCCTCCCCAGTTCCGCCAAGCCGGTCGCGATGTTCGCCGATCCCCAGGTCGTCTCCGGCGGATTCGACCCCTCCGACCTGCGCCGGCTGTCCATCGTGCTCGCGCCGGCCATGTCCGTCCTCGTCGCCGTCTTCGCCCTCTGGATCTGGCCGCTCCAGGGCCTGCCGTTCTTCCGCTGACCGCTGTCACCGCTGTTCCGCGTGCGCCGCCGGCGCACCGGTGTCCGTCGCGCCCGCATCCGGGCTGCCGCGCCCTCGGGCGCAGAAGGAGGTCCTCATGTCCATCCATGCTCCCCAGCGCATCCTCGTCGCCCCGAGCGGCTTCAAGGAGAGTCTCGGCGCCGACGCCGTGGCCCGCGCCATCGCCGCCGGCGTCCGTCGCGTCATCCCCGGCGTGCGCGTCGACGAGTTCCCCGTGCCGGATGGGGGAGAGGGCACGGCGGCCGCGCTCGCCGCGTGCACCGGAGGGGCCCTCGTGCCCGCGACCGTGACCGGTCCCGTCGGCGAACCGGTCGTGGCGCACTGGGCCCGTCTCGGGGGAGCGGCCGGGGGGACCGCCGTGGTCGAGATGGCGGCCGCAGCCGGGCTTCGCCTCGTCCCGCGCGATCGTCGCGATCCGGCCGCCACCACGACGTACGGGGTCGGACAGCTCATCGCGGCGGCCCTCGACGACGGAGCCGAGCGCATCGTGATCGGCTGCGGCGACTCGGGGACCAGCGATGGCGGAGCGGGCGCGCTGGCGGCTCTGGGGGTGCGCATCCTCGACCGCGAGGGCCGCGTCGTCCCGCTCGGCGGGGGACACCTCACGGAGGCCGCGTCGCTCGACTTCTCGGGCGTGCACCCGCGTCTCGCCGAGGTCGAGATGATCCTCGCCTGCAACATCCACAACGTCCTGTGCGGCCCCCGAGGGGTGGCCAGGGTGTTCGGTCCGCAGAAAGGCGCGTCGCCCGCCGACGTCGAGCGGCTGTCCGATGCGCTCGACGCCTGGGCGACGCTGCTGGAGGAGCAGAGCCCCTTCGGGGGCGGCATGGACGTCCGCACGGGCGGCGGGACCGGGGCTTCGGGGGGACTCGGGGCGGGGCTCGCCGCCGCGTTCGGTGCCCGTCTCGCGCCGCGCTTCGAGGTGCTCCTGGACGGGAGCCTGATGCCGCACGACCTCGATGCGCTGATGGCGGAGGCGGACCTCGTGATCACAGCCGAGGGGGCGATCGACTTCCAGACACCGCGCGGCAAGGTCCCGGCGGAGATCGCGATGCGCGCCAGGGTCGCGGGGGTGCCCGTGCTGGGGCTGGCCGGCTCGCTGGGCCGGGGAGCGCCGGCGGTGCACGACATCGGAATCGACGCGATCGCCTCGATCCTCACCGTGCCCATGCCGCTGGAGGAGGCGGTGGAGCAGGGAGAGGAGCTGCTCCGCGATGCCGCCGAGCGCACCATGCGCCTCGTGCTGCTCGGTTCAGCGATGTCCGCCAGGGCCGCCTGAGGGTTTCGGACGGCCCGCGCACGGCGGAGCGTCGGCGGGCCTCGGTAGGATCGACGGGTGGCAGTGAACCAAGAACTCGTCGGTCGGGAGTTCCCGCCGACCGCCCCCTACCTCGTCGGGCGGGAGAAGGTGCGCGAGTTCGCGCGCGCCGTCTTCGCCGACGCTCCGCAGCACACCGACGTCGAGGCCGCCCGTGCGGCCGGCTTCGCCGACGTCGTCGCGCCGCCGACCTTCGCGATGGTCCTGCAGGATCTCACGTTGCAGCAGCTCCTGGCCGAGCCGGACTCCGGCATCGTGCTGGCGCGGACCATCCACGCGGAGCAGCGGTTCCGCTACACGCGCCCGATCGTCGCGGGAGACGAGTTGACCGCGCAGCTGCGCGTCACCGGCATCCGCATGATGGGCGGCAACGCCATGATCACCAGCGAGGCCGAGATCACCGACGAGGGCGGCGCGCACGTCGTCACCGCCACCAGTGTGCTGCTCGTCGGCGCCGAGGAGGAGGCCGCATGAGCGCGTTCACCGTGGGAGACGTGCTCGCCGAGCGCACCGTGCACCTGACCAGGGAGTCTCTCGTCCGCTACGCCGGGGCTTCCGGAGACTTCAACCCGATCCACTATCGCGACGACGTCGCCGCGGCCGTGGGCCTTCCCGGCGTCCTCGCGCACGGCATGCTGACCATGGGCATCGCCTCGTCGGTGGTCGTGGCCGCTCTCGACCCGCAGACCCGGATCCTCGACTACGGCGTGCGCTTCACGAAGCCCGTGGTGGTCGACCCCGAGGCCGGCGCGGACGTGCACGTCGTCGCGACGGTCGGCGCCGTGGACGACGAGTCGGCGCGGATCGACCTCAAGGTCACGGCCGGCGACACGACCGTGCTCGTCAAGGCGCAGCTGCGCGTCGCCGTCCGATGAGTGAGGTCGAGCCGATCCGCCTGGCCGAGCTCACCACGCTCCGCACCGGCGCCGCCCCCGCGCGCATGCGCGAGGCCGCCACGACCGAGGAGCTCATCGCGGTTCTTCGGGAGACCTGGGCGGAGGGCGACCCGTGGCTGGTGCTGGGCGGAGGGTCGAATCTCTTCGTCGGCGACGAGCCGTTCGACGGCACCGTCATCCGCATCCGGACGAGCGGCATCGAGGAGCTCCCGTCGCCGCACCCCGGGCGCATCCGCCTGCGCGTGCAGGCCGGACACGGCTGGGACGACCTGGTGGCGTACGCGGTCGAGCGCGGCTATGCCGGACTCGAGGCGATGAGCGGCATCCCCGGAACCGTGGGCGCCTCGCCCGTGCAGAACATCGGCGCCTACGGCCAGGAGATCCAGGAGACCCTGGTCGAGGTCGAGCTGATCGACGAGGACTCTGGCGAGATCTCCACCGTTCCGGCCGCGGAGCTCGGGCTCGGATTCCGCACCTCGGTGCTCAAGCACCATCACGGGAGCGAGCCGCAGCGCCGGGCCGTGATCCTGTCGGTCACGGTCGATCTGCTGGTCGCGCGCGAGCGCGTGGTCCGCGGCGAACAGCTGCGCCGCGCCCTCGGTCTGACCGACGAGACCCCGGTGCCGCTGACCTGGGTGCGCGAGCGCATCCTGGCCACCCGGGCGTCCAAGGGGATGCTGCTCGACGCGGACGACCCGGACACGCACGGCGTCGGCTCGTTCTTCCAGAACGCGATCGTCACGGCCGCGCAGGCCCGCTCGCTGCCGCCGGAGTGCCCGCGGTGGCCGGTCACCCCCGACCTCGATGCGGTCACCGTCATCCCGCTGGCCTCCTACGACGGGCACGTGCCGCCCGCGAAGACGGAGGCGCCCGACGTGAAGGTGAGCGCGGCCTGGCTCATCGAGCAGGCGGGCATCCGCAAGGGGTTCAAGCTGCCCCGCTCGCGGGCCTCCGTCTCGACCAAGCACGCGCTGGCGCTCACCAACCGCGGGGGTGCTACGGCGGCCGAGGTCGCAGAGCTCGCGCGTTTCATCCAGAACCGCGTGCACGCCGAGTTCGGTCTCGTGCTGCAGCCGGAACCCGTGCTGGTGGGCGTCGACCTGTGATCAAGGTCGAGCGGGTGTCGCGGACGCAGGCCGTCGTGGACGGGCTGCTGGACGCCATCATCGCCGGCCGGCTCGAAGCGGGGCAGCCGCTGCCGCCCGAGGGGGAGCTGGCGGAGCAGTTCGGCGTCTCCCGCCTCACGATGCGCGAGGGCGTCCGCCTCCTGCAGGCGCAGGGGGTGATCGTCGCCGTGCCGGGCACACGGCACCGCATCGCGCCCACCGATGAGTGGACGGGCCTTGACGCGGTCGTCCGGCACGCGCAGAGCGCGGGCGCCCGGGAACGTTCGTCGCTGGAGATGCTCGAGATGCGGATGATGTTCGAGACCGGGGCGGCGGAGTTCGCCGCCGGTCGGCGTACCGAGGAGCATCTCGCCGAGATGGCCGCCCTGCTCGAGGAGATGCAGGCGGCGCACGAGCGGGCTGACGTCGACGCCTTCGTGGCGGCGGACCTGGCCTTCCATGACGTGATCATCCGCGCGGCGGAGAACCGCATCCTCGTCGCGTCGATGCGCCCGCTGACGACGATGCTGCAGGCGACCCGCAGCGAGACGAGCGCCATCCCCGACATCCGCGAGCATGCTCTGGCTGAGCACGCGGCGGTGCTGGACGCGATGCGGACCGGGTCCGGTGCGGCCGCCCGCCAGGCCATGCGCAGCCACATGCGGCAGACCCGCGACGACCTGCTGCACTACGTCCACGGCCGCTGACGCGCGACTCCGGTGGTTTGGAGCGCAGGCGAACGTGGGGTACGCTCATCGTTATCTGATATCGGATAACGATGCAGATCCCCCTGGCCCGTGGCCCCCACCACGGGCCATCTTCCGGAACGAAGGAGTTCGTGTGCACATCGACGATCTGCTGGCCCCCCTGCCCGCACCGGTCGCCGTCACCGCCGCCCAGGTCCGCGCGGAGGCCGACCCGTCGGACGTGATGATCGTCCTCGACGACGACCCGACGGGCACGCAGTCGGTCGCGAACCTCCCCGTCCTCACCCGGTGGGAGCGCGCCGACCTGGACGAGGCGCTCGCGACCGGCGCCGCCGCCGTGTACGTGCTCACGAACACCCGTTCCCTCGACGAGGACGCCGCCGCGGCCCGCAATCGCGAGATCGTCGACGTGGCCCTCGCCGCCGCTGAGGCTCAGGGGCGGCGCGTCACGTTCGTCTCCCGCGGCGATTCGACGCTCCGCGGCCACTTCCCGCTGGAGACCGACGTGCTGTCCGCGGAGGTCGCATCCCGCGCCGGCCACGCCCCCGCGCTGACGCTGCTGGTCCCCGCGTTCCCCGACGCCGGCCGCATCACCGTCGGCTCCGTGCACTACTGGGTGACCGATGGCGAGGCGACCCCGGTCGGCGAGACTCCCTTCGCGGCTGACGCGACCTTCGGCTACGCGTCCTCCGACCTGCGGGAGTGGGTCGCGGAGAAGACGGACGGTCGCATCCCGGCGTCCGCGGTCGCCGGCCTCGACATCCGCACCATCCGCGCCGGCGTGGACGCCGTCGCCCGTTTCCTCGATGCGCTGGCAGACGGCACCGTCGTCGCGGTCGACGTCGTCGAGGAAACCGACATGCGCGTCGTCGCTCTGGCGCTGCACCGGCTGCGAGACCGCGACGTCCTCCTCCGCGTCGGCCCGCCCTACGTGCGCGCGCACATCGGGCAGGAGATCGCCGAGCCGGTACGCGCGGACGACATCCCCTTCGCGCACGACCGTGGCGGCCTGGTGGTCGTCGGCAGCCACGTGCCGCTCACCACCGCGCAGCTCGAAGCCCTCACGGCGGCACGGCCGAACACGCGCACGATCGAGCTCGACGTGCGCGCCCTCATCGGCTCCGAACGCGAGAGCCACCTCGAGACGCAGGCGCAGGCGGTCGCCGAGGCCCTCGCCACGGGGACCGTGATCGTGCACACCACGCGGGAGCTGGTCACGGGCGCTGACGGCGACGAGAGCCTGGCGATCGCCCGCCGCATCTCCAGCGGCGTCGTCGACCTCGTGCGCCGCGTGCTCGCCATCGCCCCGCCCCGCTTCGTGATCGCGAAGGGCGGCATCACCTCGAGCGACGTCGCGAGCGAGGCGCTCGAGATCCGCCGGGCGACCGTGCTCGGCCCCATGCTGCCCGGCCTCGTCTCGCTGTGGCAGCCGGAGACCGGCCCCGCGGTCGGCATCCCGTACGTCGTGTTCGCCGGCAACGTCGGCGACGCGGACTCCCTCGTCACCGTCGTCGCCACTCTCGCAGGCGACGATGGAATCAACCCGGAAGGACACTCATGACATCCACCGTCGCTGTCATCGGACTCGGCGCCATGGGGCTGCCGATGGCCACCCGCCTCGCCGAGCGCTTCGCCGTGCGCGGCTTCGACATCGCCGCCGAACGCGTCGCCCTCGCCGCGGAGGCGGGCGTCACGCCGGCCTCGTCCGCGGCCGACGCCGTGGACGGCGCGGATGCCGTGCTCGTCGCCGTGCGCACCGGCGCGCAGCTCGACGCCCTGCTGTTCGGTGACGACGGGCTCGCCCCGCACCTCGCCGACGGCGCCGTCGTGATCCTCACGAGCACGGTGGGCACCGACGGCATCGATGCGATCGCCGCACAGCTCGCCGCACACGGTGCGCAGCTCGTCGACGCCCCGCTCTCCGGCGGACCGGTCCGGGCAGGGGAGGGCGACCTCCTCATCGTCGTCGGCGCGACCCCGAGCGCTCTGGAGACGGCGCGCCCCGTGCTCGACCAGCTCGCCTCCACGCTGTCCATCGTCGGCGACAAGCCCGGCGACGGCCAGGCGCTGAAGACCGTCAACCAGCTCCTCTGCGGCGTGCACATCGCCGCGGCGGCGGAAGCGCTCGCGCTCGCCGACGCCCTCGGGCTGGACCGCGCCCGCACGCTCGACGCGCTGACGGCCGGTGCGGCCAACTCGTTCATGCTCGGCAACCGCGGCCCGCGCGCCCTGCAGGCCTACGACGAGGACGGCGCCGAAGTGCTCAGCCGCCTCGACATCTTCGTCAAGGACCTCGGCATCGTCGGCGACGCCGCCCGCCGTGCCCACCTGTCCACGCCGGTCGCCGCCGCGGCCGAGCAGCTGTTCCTCCTCGGCGAAGCGCAGGGCCTCGGCGCCCTCGACGACTCCGCCGTCATCCGCGTCGTCGCACCCGAACGACTGTCCTGAGCGCGACGTCGCGCCCTCACTGAAAGAAGAGATCCAGAGATGCTTCCTCTTCCGATCCTCATCCTGATCGGCCTGGCGGGCCTCGGCCTGCTGCTCCTGCTCATCATCCGGTTCAAGATGCAGGCGTTCTACGCCCTCATCCTCGTGTCGATCATCGTCGGCATCGCCGCCGGGCTTCCGCTGACCACGATCCCCGCCGACGGCGACACCCCCGAACAGCTCGGCGTCATCCAGGCGATCATCGCCGGTGTCGGCGGCACGCTCGGCTCGGTGGCCGTGCTCGTCGCCCTCGGGTCGATGCTCGGCAAGATCATCGAGCTGTCCGGCGGTGCCGAGTCGCTCGCGGGGCGCTTCACCGGCTGGTTGGGCCCGAAGCGCGTCGGCATCGCGCTCGTCATCGCCGCCGGCATCCTGGCGATCCCGGTGTTCTTCGACGCCGGCTTCATCATCCTCATCCCCATCGTGTTCGCCTTCTCGAAGGTGGCAGGCCTCAACCCGATCAAGTTCGGACTCCCCGTCGCCGGCATCATGCTCGCCGTGCACGTCGCGGTGCCCCCGCACCCGGGCATCGTCGGCGGTTCGACGATCCTCGGCGCCGACATCGGCTGGGTGACGATCTTTGCGCTCGCGATCTCCGTGCCGCTCGCGGTCCTGTCCTACCTCGTGGCGAAGTGGATCAACACCCGTGAGTTCGCGATGCTCGCTGCGACCAAGGAGATGTACGACAGCTTCGGCACCGAGAAGTCGACGCTCACCGGCGGACTCGGTGAGGGGGAGAAGGCGCCGGGCGCCGGCACGGTCCTCGGCCTCATCCTCCTGCCGCTCGTGCTCATCATGCTCGGCACCGCCGTGGCGCCGCTGTTCGAGGCCGGGACGTTCTGGAACGGGTTCCTCAGCATGGTCGGCCAGCCGATCTTCGCCCTCATGGTCGCGATCGCGGCCGCGATGTACCTGCTCGGTGTGCGCCGCGGCTGGTCGGCCGCCCACCTCGGCGAGGTCATGGAGTCGGCGCTGCCGGCCGCCGCGGTCATCATCCTCGTCACGGGTGCCGGTGGTGCCTTCGGTCGGGTCCTGACCGAGACCGGGATCGGTGGAGCGGTCGCCGAGGTGCTCGCGTCCAGCGGGATGCCCCTGCTGCTCGCGGCCTTCCTCATCTCGCTCATCATGCGCGCCGCGCAAGGCTCGGCGACCGTCGCGATCGCCACGACCGCGGGACTCCTGCTCCCCTCGGTGTCGGCGATGGGGCTCGACACCGTGCACACCGCGCTGCTCGCCGTCGCCATCGGGTACGGCGGCCTCGGTCTCAGCCACGTGAACGACTCCGGATTCTGGGTGGTCACGCGGTACCTCGGTCTGTCGGTCAAGGACGGCCTGCGCACGTGGACGCCGCTGACGACGGTGCTCGGAGTCTCCGGCTTCGTGCTGACCTGGATCCTGTACGCGGTGATCCCGGTCTCCTGACCCTGTCCGCGTGAACGGCCGTCACCTCCGGGTGGCGGCCGTTCGTCGTTCTCGGCGGGTGGTGGCTGCGGCGGCGGCGGACTACGCTCGCGGGATGAGCGGACTGATCCCGTACCTGCTGTTCCCCGGCAACGCCGCCGAAGCGCTCGGCCACTACCGCGATGTCTTCGGCGGTGAGCTCGAACTGATGGACTACGCGAGCGCCGGCCGTCACGACGGCCCGGGCGACGCGATCGCGCACGGACAGCTCGGCGGACCGGTCGAACTCGCCGGAGCCGACGCGGGAGCCGACGACGACGCGGTCCAGATGAGCGGGATGTTCCTCTCGCTGCTCGGCACCGCCGACCCCGGGACGCTGACCCGCTGGTACGACGAACTGGCCGCGGGCGGCCGCGTCATCGATCCCCTCCAGCAGCGCCCGTGGGGAGACTTCGACGGTACCCTGGTCGACCGCCACGGCATCCGCTGGCTGATCGGCTTCCACCCCGAGGACTGACCCGAAACCCCGGGTTCACGCCGAGACCCCCTCGTACCTGCGCAGGTACGAGGGGGTCTCGGCGGTGAAGCGGGGTCTCGGCGTCAGGAGGAAGAGGAGGAGAACAGGCGCTGGAGGCGCTGGACGCCCTCGAGGAGCTGGTCGTCGCCGAGCGCGTACGACATGCGGATGTAGCCGGACGGACCGAACGCCTCGCCGGGGACGACCGCGACCTCGGCCTGGTCGAGGATGAGGTCGGCGAGCTCCAGTGAGGTCGTCGGGGTCACGCCGCCCCAGGTTCGGCCGAGCAGGCCCTGCACGTCGGGGTAGACGTAGAACGCACCGAGCGGGTTCGGGACCACGAGCCCGTCGATCTTCGACAGCTCCGACACGATGAGCTGCCGGCGACGGTCGAAGGCCTCGCGCATCTTCTCGGCCTCGTCCTGCGGGCCGTTGAGCGCCGCGATCGCCGCCTTCTGCGCGACGTTGTTGACGTTGCTCGTGAGGTGCGACTGCAGGTTGCCGGCGATCTTGATCGCGTCGGCGGGACCCACCATCCAGCCCACGCGCCAGCCGGTCATGGCGTAGGTCTTGGCGACGCCGTTGACGAGGATGGTCTGGTTCGCGGCCTCCGGCACGGCATCCACGATCGAGGTCGCCTTCACGCCCTCGTAGGTGAGGTTCTGGTAGATCTCGTCGCTGATGATCCAGATGCCGTGCTCCACGGCCCACTCGCCGATGGCCTTCGTCTCCTCGGCCGTGTACACGGAACCGGTGGGGTTCGACGGCGACACGAAGACGAGGACGGTGGTGCGGTCGGTGCGCGCGGCCTCGAGCTGCTCGACGGTGACCTTGTACTCCTGATCGGCGCCGGCGAAGACCTCGACGGGGATGCCGTCGGCCAGACGGATCGCCTCCGGGTAGGTCGTCCAGTAGGGCGCCGGCAGCAGCACCTCGTCGCCGGGGTTCACGACGGCCTGGAACGCCTGGTACACCGACTGCTTGCCGCCGTTGGTCACGATGACCTGTGCGGGGGAGACCTCGAGGCCGGAGTCGCGGAGCGTCTTGGCGGCGACCGCCTCACGCAGCGCCGGGAGCCCGGGAGCCGGGGTGTAGCGGTAGCTCGCGGGGTCGGCCAGTGCCTCGGCCGCCGCGTCCACGATGAACTGCGGCGTGGCGAAGTCGGGCTCGCCCGCGGCATACGAGATGACGGGCTTGCCCTCGGCCTTGAGGGCCTTGGCCTTGGCATCGACCTTGAGGGTCGCGGACTCGGCGATGGCGGACAGCTTGCGGGAGAGAGGAGCGCGTTCGGTCACGGTTACGAGCGTACTCGGGTCGCCTCGCGGCCGGTCGGGGGAGTCGTCATCAAGAACCGCTGTTCTTTCCACCGGCGGATCCCCGAGGGCGTCAGTCGGTGGAGAGGCCGTGCGCCTGCGCGACGGCGTCCAGCGTGATGCGCCCGCCCTGCACGTTGAGGCCCTTCGCGAGGGCACCGTCTTCGGAGGCTGCCCGCTCCCAGCCCTTCGCCGCGATGGCCGAGACGTAGGGGAGCGTGGCGTTCGTCAGGGCCCGGGTCGCGGTCGTCGGCACGGCCCCCGGCATGTTCGCGACGCAGTAGTAGATGGAGTCGTGCACCGCGAAGGTCGGGTCGTCGTGCGTGGTCGGACGGGAGCCCTCGAAGCATCCGCCCTGGTCGATCGCGATGTCGACGAGCACGGATCCCGGCTTCATGGCCGCGACCATGTCGTCGGTCACCAGCTTGGGGGCCGCGGCGCCGGGGATGAGGACCGAGCCGATCACGAGGTCTGCCGTCGTCAACTCCTCGGCGATGTCGTACCGGCTCGACGCCCGGGTCTCCAGGGCACCGCCGTAGCGGTGCTCGAGCTCGCGCAGCCGCGGGAGCGCCACATCGACGACGGTGACCTTCGAGCCGAGTCCGAGCGCGTTCGCGGCGGCGTGCTCGCCCGCGACGCCGCCGCCGATCACGACGGTCTTCGCCCGAGGGGTGC includes:
- a CDS encoding response regulator transcription factor, with the protein product MRRILIAEDDPHITSFVRRGLRAAGYDTADATDGPSALLMARSGLFDLVVLDIGLGGMDGFDVLAHLRGEGVSTPVVILTARDSVIDTVRGLEGGANDYMTKPFQFAELLARVRLRIGDGEGRSGGATLTHGDVSVDVRSRTVTVSGEVRELTSREFALLEVFLQNAGQVLSRDQLIGHVWGMDFDPASNVVDVYVRALRGKIGSDRIETVRGAGYRFR
- a CDS encoding SLC13 family permease; the encoded protein is MNDPTALPAVATRTRFATVPPLRTEAHPAALRPGPLAPRRRLPLVALVIVAVAGVALIVGALAPGAAAGGITLPIAATLAVFLLAVWAWSATRLDDTLVAFLAAIALIVAGVLPVDEFFASLGDETIWLLIGAFVMAAAVSVSGLPLRAAAHLVRFARGPRSLFHLTTIALTLSAFAVPATSGRAALAVPVFGALSTTLDGRPRVIRALALLMPTVVLLSAVASLLGAGAHIITDQLLRAAGEPGFSFLSWLWLGLPLAVVSSHLAAEIILWRFLAPAERATRVRVTTADIEGAAGLRVTGPLTSVERRAAVLVGAAVVLWSTEPLHGLPPALIALFGAVAAVAPGIGCTTFPAAVARVPWSLLLFLAATLALATALTDSGAATWLSAVALEPLRGLGAAGAVGFLLAVIALSTVAHLLIPSRSARSAAIIPAVIALAPGLGVEPMAAAFASTAAAGFCHTLPSSAKPVAMFADPQVVSGGFDPSDLRRLSIVLAPAMSVLVAVFALWIWPLQGLPFFR
- a CDS encoding glycerate kinase family protein; the encoded protein is MSIHAPQRILVAPSGFKESLGADAVARAIAAGVRRVIPGVRVDEFPVPDGGEGTAAALAACTGGALVPATVTGPVGEPVVAHWARLGGAAGGTAVVEMAAAAGLRLVPRDRRDPAATTTYGVGQLIAAALDDGAERIVIGCGDSGTSDGGAGALAALGVRILDREGRVVPLGGGHLTEAASLDFSGVHPRLAEVEMILACNIHNVLCGPRGVARVFGPQKGASPADVERLSDALDAWATLLEEQSPFGGGMDVRTGGGTGASGGLGAGLAAAFGARLAPRFEVLLDGSLMPHDLDALMAEADLVITAEGAIDFQTPRGKVPAEIAMRARVAGVPVLGLAGSLGRGAPAVHDIGIDAIASILTVPMPLEEAVEQGEELLRDAAERTMRLVLLGSAMSARAA
- a CDS encoding FAS1-like dehydratase domain-containing protein, translated to MAVNQELVGREFPPTAPYLVGREKVREFARAVFADAPQHTDVEAARAAGFADVVAPPTFAMVLQDLTLQQLLAEPDSGIVLARTIHAEQRFRYTRPIVAGDELTAQLRVTGIRMMGGNAMITSEAEITDEGGAHVVTATSVLLVGAEEEAA
- a CDS encoding MaoC/PaaZ C-terminal domain-containing protein, with product MSAFTVGDVLAERTVHLTRESLVRYAGASGDFNPIHYRDDVAAAVGLPGVLAHGMLTMGIASSVVVAALDPQTRILDYGVRFTKPVVVDPEAGADVHVVATVGAVDDESARIDLKVTAGDTTVLVKAQLRVAVR
- a CDS encoding UDP-N-acetylmuramate dehydrogenase; amino-acid sequence: MSEVEPIRLAELTTLRTGAAPARMREAATTEELIAVLRETWAEGDPWLVLGGGSNLFVGDEPFDGTVIRIRTSGIEELPSPHPGRIRLRVQAGHGWDDLVAYAVERGYAGLEAMSGIPGTVGASPVQNIGAYGQEIQETLVEVELIDEDSGEISTVPAAELGLGFRTSVLKHHHGSEPQRRAVILSVTVDLLVARERVVRGEQLRRALGLTDETPVPLTWVRERILATRASKGMLLDADDPDTHGVGSFFQNAIVTAAQARSLPPECPRWPVTPDLDAVTVIPLASYDGHVPPAKTEAPDVKVSAAWLIEQAGIRKGFKLPRSRASVSTKHALALTNRGGATAAEVAELARFIQNRVHAEFGLVLQPEPVLVGVDL
- a CDS encoding FadR/GntR family transcriptional regulator, with product MIKVERVSRTQAVVDGLLDAIIAGRLEAGQPLPPEGELAEQFGVSRLTMREGVRLLQAQGVIVAVPGTRHRIAPTDEWTGLDAVVRHAQSAGARERSSLEMLEMRMMFETGAAEFAAGRRTEEHLAEMAALLEEMQAAHERADVDAFVAADLAFHDVIIRAAENRILVASMRPLTTMLQATRSETSAIPDIREHALAEHAAVLDAMRTGSGAAARQAMRSHMRQTRDDLLHYVHGR